The Populus trichocarpa isolate Nisqually-1 chromosome 11, P.trichocarpa_v4.1, whole genome shotgun sequence genome has a segment encoding these proteins:
- the LOC18103270 gene encoding cation-chloride cotransporter 1 isoform X3, translated as MVRMLLSPLIEIAQGIVGMAGIGESLVLVAFCGLCTFLTGISLSAIATNGAMKGGGPYYLIGRALGPEIGVSIGLCFFLGNAVAGALYVLGAVETFLNAFPAAGLFGEAITTFNGTEVAHPIQSPSSHDLQIYGIVVTILICFIVFGGVKMINRVAPAFLIPVLFSLFCIFIGIFLAKKDYPADGITGLSLESFKENWSSDYQFTNNAGIPDPEGKVYWNFNALVGLFFPAVTGIMAGSNRSASLKDTQRSIPIGTLAATLATTALYLVSVLLFGALATRDALLTDRLLTATVAWPFPAIIYVGIILSTLGAALQSMTGAPRLLAAIANDEILPVLNYFKVADGHEPHIATLFTAFICVGCVVIGNLDLITPTVTMFYLLCYAGVNLSCFLLDLLDAPSWRPRWKIHHWSLSLLGASLCIVIMFLISWSFTVVSLALASLIYYYVSIKGKAGDWGDGFKSAYFQLALRSLRSLGANQVHPKNWYPIPLVFCRPWGKLPENVPCHPKLADFANCMKKKGRGMSIFVSILDGDYHEHAEDAKAACKQLSTYIDYKCCEGVAEIVVAPNMSEGFRGIVQTMGLGNLKPNIVVMRYPEIWRRENLKEIPATFVGIINDCIVANKAVVIVKGLDEWPNEYQMQYGTIDLYWIVRDGGLMLLLSQLLRTKKSFENCKIQVFCIAEEDSDAEELKADVKKFLYDLRMQAEVIVISMKSWDVQIEGGSQQDEWSESFTPAQQRIAGYLAEMKRAAQGDENKLMADGKPVVVNEQQVEKFLYTTLKLNSTILRYSRMAAVVLVSLPPPPVHHPAYFYMEYMDLLVENVPRLLIVRGYRRDVVTLFT; from the exons GGTGGGGGCCCATATTATCTCATTGGTCGTGCCCTTGGTCCTGAGATTGGAGTGAGTATTGGATTATGTTTCTTCCTTGGGAATGCAGTTGCTGGAGCTCT CTATGTGTTGGGAGCTGTAGAAACCTTTTTAAATGCCTTTCCTGCTGCTGGGCTATTCGGAG AGGCTATAACAACATTTAATGGAACAGAAGTTGCACATCCCATACAAAGTCCAAGTTCACATGATCTGCAAATTTATGGGATTGTTGTGACAATTCTCATATGCTTTATCGTGTTTGGTGGTGTGAAGATGATCAATCGAGTTGCACCTGCTTTTCTCATTCCTGTTTTGTTCTCGTTGTTCTGCATATTTATTGGGATATTTTTGGCGAAGAAGGACTACCCTGCCG ATGGAATCACGGGCTTGAGTTTGGAAAGTTTTAAAGAAAACTGGAGTTCAGATTATCAATTTACTAATAATGCTGGCATACCTGATCCTGAAGGAAAGGTCTACTGGAATTTCAA tGCGTTGGTTGGCCTATTTTTCCCTGCTGTAACGGGAATTATGGCGGGCTCTAATAGATCAGCCTCACTTAAAGACACACAACGTTCAATTCCCATCGGTACATTGGCTGCAACTCTTGCAACCACTGCACTATATCTAGTGTCTGTGTTATTATTTGGAGCACTTGCAACTAGAGATGCTCTCTTGACAGACAG GCTACTTACAGCTACTGTTGCCTGGCCTTTCCCTGCCATCATCTACGTTGGTATCATTCTTTCAACCTTGGGTGCCGCTCTTCAAAGCATGACAGGTGCCCCACGCCTGCTTGCAGCCATAGCCAATGATGAAATTCTCCCTGTTCTTAACTATTTCAAAGTTGCAGATGGACATGAGCCACACATTGCTACTCTCTTTACTGCATTTATCTGTGTTGGGTGTGTCGTTATTGGGAATTTAGATCTTATCACACCAACTGTAACTATGTTTTACCTTTTATGTTATGCTGGCGTGAACTTGTCTTGCTTCCTTCTAGATCTTCTAGATGCTCCCAGTTGGCGACCACGGTGGAAAATTCACCATTGGAGCCTCTCTCTTCTTGGAGCATCACTATGCATAG TTATCATGTTCTTGATTTCTTGGTCGTTCACTGTTGTGTCTCTGGCACTAGCAAGCCTCATTTATTATTATGTCAGCATTAAAGGAAAGGCTGGGGACTGGGGTGATGGCTTCAAGAGTGCATATTTTCAACTAGCTCTTCGCAGTCTTCGATCGCTGGGAG CTAACCAAGTGCACCCAAAAAATTGGTACCCAATCCCTCTTGTATTCTGCCGGCCATGGGGAAAGCTGCCAGAAAATGTTCCCTGCCATCCCAAGCTTGCCGACTTTGCCAACTGCATGAAGAAGAAAGGCCGTGGGATGTCCATATTTGTCTCTATACTAGATGGAGACTATCATGAACATGCTGAAGATGCTAAGGCAGCCTGTAAGCAACTAAGCACCTACATTGATTACAAGTGCTGTGAGGGCGTTGCAGAAATAGTTGTAGCCCCCAATATGTCTGAAGGTTTTCGTGGAATTGTCCAGACTATGGGCCTTGGTAACCTGAAGCCCAACATTGTGGTGATGCGGTATCCTGAAATCTGGCGGCgtgaaaatttaaaagaaataccTGCCACTTTTGTTGGAATAATCAATGACTGCATCGTTGCAAACAAAGCTGTTGTTATTGTCAAGGGTCTTGATGAGTGGCCCAATGAGTATCAAATGCAGtacggaactattgatttgtattGGATTGTAAGAGATGGTGGTCTAATGCTTCTTCTTTCCCAGCTCCTTCGTACTAAGAAGAGTTTTGAGAATTGTAAGATTCAGGTCTTCTGCATTGCAGAGGAGGATTCAGATGCAGAGGAACTCAAAGCTGATGTGAAGAAGTTTCTCTATGATCTTCGGATGCAGGCTGAAGTGATTGTAATATCTATGAAATCTTGGGATGTGCAAATAGAGGGTGGATCTCAACAAGATGAATGGTCAGAATCATTTACACCTGCTCAGCAGCGCATTGCTGGCTACTTAGCTGAGATGAAGAGGGCGGCTCAGGGGGATGAGAATAAGCTGATGGCTGATGGGAAACCTGTAGTAGTGAACGAGCAACAGGTAGAGAAGTTTCTTTACACCACCCTGAAGCTAAATTCAACGATATTGAGATACTCTAGAATGGCTGCTGTTGTGCTGGTGAGTCTGCCCCCGCCTCCAGTACACCACCCTGCTTACTTTTACATGGAGTACATGGATCTATTAGTAGAGAATGTGCCAAGGCTTTTAATCGTAAGAGGATACCGTAGAGATGTTGTAACTCTATTCACATAG